Genomic DNA from Paramisgurnus dabryanus chromosome 11, PD_genome_1.1, whole genome shotgun sequence:
ATCTCAGAGACAGACAGTTGCTCATGGTAGGCCTTTTCAGCAGAGATGATGGGCGAGTATGTGACAAGAGGGAAGTGAATTCTAGGATATGGCACCAAATTGGTTTGAAACTCCGTCAGGTCAACATTTAGGGCTCCATCGAATCGCAGAGAAGCTGTGATGGAGGACACGATCTGACCGATGAGACGGTTCAGATTGGTGTAGGAGGGACGCTCAATGTCGAGGTTTCGGCGGCAGATATCGTAGATGGCCTCATTATCTACCATGAAGGCGCAGTCAGAGTGTTCCAGGGTGGTGTGTGTGGTAAGGATGGAGTTATATGGCTCTACCACAGCTGTTGAGACCTGAGGAGCTGGATAGATGGCAAACTCAAGTTTGGACTTCTTTCCGTAGTCAACAGAGAGACGCTCCATCAACAGAGATGTGAAACCGGAACCCGTGCCTCCACCAAAACTGTGGAAAATTAGGAAACCCTGAAGACCTGTGCACTGGTCTGTCTAGATCAGGGGAAATACAAGAGTTAAAACTTTTTATAAAGACTACTACTAATATAACTTACATCAGTGAAAACACTGCAGAAAGTTCTTACCAGTTTGCGGACGCGTTCCAACACCACATCGATAATCTCCTTGCCAACAGTGTAGTGGCCCCGGGCATAGTTATTTGCAGCATCTTCCTTCCCAGAAATGAGTTGCTCTGGATGAAACAGCTGTTTGTAGGTCCCTGATCTTACCTCATCTGAAAAGTAAAACAGGCATTTGATTGTAAACCTATTgtattgtactgtatttttatGCAAGTAAATTGCCACGTGTGACCTTGTTTTATCAATGATTGACAGTTCTATTTTAGCCCCCTATAAGAACTCAAACCACTTACCGATGACGGAAGGCTCCAGATCTACAAAAACAGCTCGTGGCACATGCTTCCCAGCACCAGTCTCACTGAAAAAAGTGTTGAAGGAGTCATCCGCAACACCAACCGTCTTATCACTTGGCATATTGCCATCAGGCTGGATGCCGTGCTCCAGGCAATAcaactcccagcatgcattgccgATCTGTACTCCTGCTTGGCCCACGTGGACAGAGATGCACTCACGCTACACAAACACAGATAGAAAGACAGTTAGAAAATGGTGTAACACATGGGTTAatccagtggttttcaaactttttaagCATGCgggcccccttgtgtacggcgCATTCCTTCACACCCCAaagaaaaatatgaaaaaaactgttctaaaactcattttaattaaacaaaaccttGCATCCCCCTGGCACCACCTTGCGGCCCCCAGTTTATAAACCACTGTGTATAATACATTGGTCATTTCTTTTTTTGCTATGGGGCGTTAGATTTCATTTCCACACAGTGCTTGGGACAAAGTAATCAAAAGTAAAGGTTACATTCTGACAAGGTTTAAAATTAGACAAAAAGTAAAGCTTTGATTTGGTTTGTGAAGTACCACGATTTCCCAAATAGCCCTAATTGGAGTTTGACTGCTTTATTATAAAGTTGAACTTGAAACTATAATTATGGTGCAATCACAAACTGAAGATAAAAGGTCACACTCAAGTGTACTAGGAACCACCCAAACCTGTAAAACACATACACTGGATACCTGCAATCAGTGAGTGGGTGAGTGTATCATTTTACAGCTTAATGAGAAGATAAATATAAGCTAATATAGAGTAATCGTTCTTGAACCTACTGTGGTGGAAAAGAAGTAAAGGTTTTTAGTTTTGTAACGAAGCATACAGACACTATAAAGAAAGCCTACTTGAAGTTAAGGAGACTTTAAACTCACCTGGACAGGGCTTAAGTTTAGTCCAAGATTAAATTGCTTGTATGAGCTGCCTTAgctgaaaacagcttgcacgTGCATTATTTCAAATATCAGTGCCATATTGTTCGTttttaagatgtacaccagtaatatTTTGTAAGGGATGTCCGGGAAACTTCCCCTTAATGATTTGCATCATGTTTTTCGTCCAGAGAAGCACTTTTAAAACCAAGGGGGAGGGGTCTATTAGGGGTCCTTTCTTTCTGTCAAAAAAATACCATGCCAGCTTCtaaggctatattcatggtgagaatGTCTTATTATATAAAGTAAGACTAGAAAAGAggtttaatattaatttcaacaAATTTTTTTAGAATTATTTACGTGATTAACGTGATAAAACTTTTCAAAAGAATCAACAGAATGAAAAAGTAATAGAATCTTCTatacaagcattaaaataaggTAACAACTAAAACCCAAGATTATTCTTGGTTATTCTTGTAGCAAATAACCAACCATGGAAAGCTCTCCAATAATTTATTGGGTTTTATTATAAGTTTGGGGAATTTAAATGTTGTTCTGGATAGTGGGGGACTTAAAGTCAAGTGATGCAATCCAATGTCTTTTAAGAAAACAAGTTTTCATTAAAATTGAGTAGTTGTAAAATAGGCGGTCTCTTGTTCATCACGCTTTATCGCAAAATGGGCGACAGGAAGGAGGCAGTAACATGAACTCTGGTACAATAGCGgaagagaatatatatataaaactttCTCAGCCGTCAACATCAAAACAAcgacataaataaaatatataactgTCCGTTAATAAAACGATCACTGTGACATCAGCCCACTCCCCATCCCCCATCCTCGCGCATTCACCGGACCCCGCGCGTGGGGCCTCCGCTGCGGTATTTCACCAATTTCTTCCTCGCTGCATCCGATCACATTACACACCAATGTAATAACGTCGCACTCATTTTATGATTTGTATACAAAGTCCGCCTTTATTACAAGTCACACTTTCTTCAAGACacatttcacaaaaataaaagatgcGCAAGAAATGCGTAAGAAgtaacagttaaaaaaaaaaaaaacataaaaattggTTACATTTATTCCATAAAAAGTTACTTTATAGAGATTAATTCAACTACCTtacccttttaaaaaccatCGTGTGTTTGAAGGGTCACGTTTGACTTTATTAGAAGTTAGCAAATAAAAAACGACAAATCTACATTGGGCTAGACCCACTTACCATTTTGACTTGATCTTCGTGGATTTAGA
This window encodes:
- the tuba5 gene encoding tubulin alpha 5, giving the protein MRECISVHVGQAGVQIGNACWELYCLEHGIQPDGNMPSDKTVGVADDSFNTFFSETGAGKHVPRAVFVDLEPSVIDEVRSGTYKQLFHPEQLISGKEDAANNYARGHYTVGKEIIDVVLERVRKLTDQCTGLQGFLIFHSFGGGTGSGFTSLLMERLSVDYGKKSKLEFAIYPAPQVSTAVVEPYNSILTTHTTLEHSDCAFMVDNEAIYDICRRNLDIERPSYTNLNRLIGQIVSSITASLRFDGALNVDLTEFQTNLVPYPRIHFPLVTYSPIISAEKAYHEQLSVSEITSACFEPSNQMVKCDPRHGKYMACCMLYRGDVVPKDVNAAIANIKTKRSIQFVDWCPTGFKVGINYQPPTAVPGGDLAKVQRAVCMLSNTTAIAEAWARLDHKFDLMYAKRAFVHWYVGEGMEEGEFSEAREDLAALEKDYEEVGADSVEDEEEGEEY